CAGTGAACGTTTGATTTATATGACAATTGGTCTTATTCCGGGAACTCTTCGTTCAGTTGCCTCCCACACGGACATTACGGAGCTTAAGGAAATCCGTAGCCGCCTTTCGCTCTTTGGAAATATTCTGGATGATTCCCTCAACGAGATCTATATCTTTGACACCACTACCCTCCGGTTTGTACATGTGAACCGCGGCGGGCGGGAGAATCTGGGATATTCGATGGATGAACTCAGATCTCTCACACCAGTTGACCTGAAACCGGAGTGTACGGACGTGTCCTTCCGGGAGCTTGTTGCTCCCCTGCTTTCCGGGGAAAAGGACATCGTCTGTTTCACTACGATGCACCGACGCAAGGACGGAACCGAGTATCCCATTGAAGCGCATGTACACCTCTCCCATGTTGTTTCGCCTCCGGTTTTTGTAGCCGTAATAATTGATATTACCAGTCGCCGGGAGGCAGAGGAGGAAAACCAAATTCTGCGGCGTATGGTGGATTCAGCTCCATCTGCAATTACTGTCCACGACTATGAGGGGCGGTTTATCTATGTAAACGCACGCACGCTCGCGATGCATGGATACATGCGGGATGAGTTTATGGCGCTCACCCTGGATGACCTTGATGTCCCGGCATCACGGGCGTGGATTGATACACATTTTCAGGAAGTGAGAACAGCAGGCGAAACAGTATTTGAGACAGAACACTACCGCAAGGACGGGAGTATTCTGCCCCTTTTTGTGCACCTTTCCGTGACACAGTGGGGAGAACGGACTGTCCTTCTCAGCATCGCAGAAGACATAACGGAGTGGAGAGTCATTGAACATGCCCTTCGGGAGAGCAGAAAACAATTATCGTTAGCTCTTGATGCCGCAAATGACGGGCTGTGGGACTGGAATGTTTCTGATGGTACGGCCTATTTCAGCCCGCAGTATCTGCGGATGCTGGGCTATGAACCTGAGGAGTTTGCAACAACCTATGACGTTTGGTGGGAGTTTGTGCACCCGGATGACCGTGATGGTGCCGAATCTGCCATTCGGGAAGCTCTTGCCACGCAGACAGATTATTATAAAGAATTCCGTATGCGCAAAAAGGATGGATCGTACCTCTGGATCCTCGCCCGCGGTAGGGTGATGGAGATGGATGATATGGGGCAGCCACTCCGAATGGTGGGCACACATGTGGATATCAGCGAACGAAAACAGGTCGAAGAAGCCCTGCGCCTCGCGAACCGGAAACTGCAGCTCCTCTCTGGGATCACCCGCCACGACATCCTCAACCAGGCAATGGCTCTTGACGGGTATCTTACCCTCGCAGAAGAGATGGACCCTGCACCACCACTTGGGGAGTGCCTGCAGAAGATGCACCGGGCAGCCCACTCTATTGAGCGGACAATCGCCTTTACCCGTGAGTATGAGCAGCTCGGACGAAATGAACCAAACTGGATCTCGCTCCGGGATGCTGCTGCTGATCTATTGAATTGCAGAGAATTATCTGTTTCATTCTCCTGTGACGGTGTTGCGGTCTTTGCAGATCCCCTGCTCAATAAAGTCTTTTTTAACCTGATGGACAATATCCTCCGTCATGGGAAACATGCTTCTGCAGTAACGGTAATCTGTTCTCTCACAGAAACAGGAGGGCTCGCGGTCATCTTGGAAGACAACGGTGCAGGTGTGCCGGCTGATCTGAAAGAGAAAATATTTGAACATAAATTTGGAAGCAATACCGGGATGGGCCTCTTTTTGGTAAGGGAGATTCTTGCAATAACCGGTATCACGATATATGAGTGCGGAACCGAAGGAGAGGGGGCCCGTTTTGAGTTGGTGGTGCCTCCCAGTGGGTGGCGGGTGGTGAAGAATGCCGCACATCCACGGTAACAATAGATCACTTTTGAATACCTCTCCCTCTATTCTGGTTCTGTGCGAAGCGGAACGGGGCACGGATCGATGTGACCCATTCCAAAGCCACGTAATTAAAACCACTACCGGTCAGTCCCGTTTCTGCTGGTCCCTTCACTATGTCTCAGAGGCTAAACTGCCCCCTTCTCTATCTACCGTCAACCGGTAACCGGAAACCGTACCGTCCATGTGACTCCCTCATCCTCCCGCCGCGTAACCGTCCCCTTGAGCCGATACCGTACGATATGTTCAGCAACCGGCATACTGATGGCCTCCTCTTCCGCGTTTTCACGGGAAAGGGCATACTCAGGAAACCCATCATCTGCAACGATAAGGGTATACCATCTGTCTTTGTCAGGTCCGTCAAGGGATATGTCAATTCTTCCCTCAGCAACACCATCAAATGAGCAGAGGACACAATTCCGTATGATTTCAGCCAGAACGAATCCACAGGGGACGGCACAGGCTGCAGGAAGCACCGTATTTTTGCAGTCCACAGTGCACTCAATCCATGTTCCGGTACAGTATGTGAGGCGGACAGATTTCACAATTTTCTCAAAAAGTAGCTGGGCGCCCACACCTTCAGAAGTGCCTGTCATATACATCGTGCCGTGGACGATGGCCATAACTTTGGTGAGTGTCTGCAGTTCACGAAGAATGCACAGTGCCTCTTCATCTTTCACCTGCGCCATGCGGATTTCAAAGAGACTACTGATGATTCGAAGATCATCTGCCACCCCGCGGTGCACCCCTGCCCTATCGGGATGGAGGTCTTCTTCTCTTCCCGCCTGCCTGTCCATGTGAGTAGATCTTCATTGACAGGGGAAAAATATGTGGATGTTTTTCATTCGGTGCCGCTGCTTAGGCGCCATGAAGCCGGTGGAACGTCCAGCTCAAAACGGGCCCCCTTGCCTTCTGTTCCACATTCGCGGATGCTGATGTTGGTTATCGCGAGGATCTCCCGCACCAGAAATAGTCCGTATCCGGTATTTGATCCGTATCCCTGCTGGAATATCCTCTCCTTCTTTGGCGTGGCAATTCCATTTCCATTGTCTGTCACCGTGATATGTCCGGTTTCCCCCGGTATGCCGGTAAATGTCACAACAATATCCGAGAGTTCCTCTCCCCCGTGTCTGATGGCGTTCTCGAAGAGATTGTAAAATACCTTCTCAAGCATTTTGTCGGCACAGATCTCTACTCCGTCCGTTTCCACCGAAAACCGTAGATAAGGAGCGCGGAGGGATGCAATGGCATCTTCAACCACATCAGAAAGGAACTGGAACTTTGGATCTTCGAGACCCATCGATTCATAATCGCGGGCAAAGGTGAGCTGACGTTCAATTTTTTTCAGGGAATGCTCCATCCGTGAAATGTAGTCAGAGAGGCCGGGGCAGCGATCAGTGATGTCTCCCATGAGGTCACAGTACATCCCGAGAACACCAAGCTGGTTGAGGACGTCATGGCGTGTGACGGTGGAGAGGAGGGAGAGTTTCCGGTTGGCATCCCTGAGGCGTCTCTCCACCTCTTTCTTCTCTATGAGTTCTGTGTCAAGGTCCTGTTTCTGTCTATGTATCTCGGTCAGATCATCTCCCAGTCGTATGACAAGAATCCGAATCGAGTCTTCCAGCTGTCTGAGTTCAAATCCGTTTGTACGTCTGATTTCATGAGCAAGGTTCCCTTTGGCAATCTCATCGACATCCTCTGCGATCATTCTTACCGGT
Above is a window of Methanogenium organophilum DNA encoding:
- a CDS encoding hybrid sensor histidine kinase/response regulator — translated: MKSMQETDGPILVLYVDDEPALLEIGKIYLERADGIHVTTVDNPEDAIRLLVRDKFDAIVSDYQMPGMDGIAFLKYIRRTYGDLPFLLFTGKGREEIVIEALNNGADYYVEKAGLPEPQFADLVHKIRRAVSRCRTDQILRNTYNELRCSSEQLAIYSEELNIREEKIVEMEQALRESEQIYKAIFANTGSATAILEEDMTISLVNAAFAKLAGFSREEIEGCIKWSRFVHPDDRARLEEYHRARRRVSEHVPEHYEFRFLDRFGSERLIYMTIGLIPGTLRSVASHTDITELKEIRSRLSLFGNILDDSLNEIYIFDTTTLRFVHVNRGGRENLGYSMDELRSLTPVDLKPECTDVSFRELVAPLLSGEKDIVCFTTMHRRKDGTEYPIEAHVHLSHVVSPPVFVAVIIDITSRREAEEENQILRRMVDSAPSAITVHDYEGRFIYVNARTLAMHGYMRDEFMALTLDDLDVPASRAWIDTHFQEVRTAGETVFETEHYRKDGSILPLFVHLSVTQWGERTVLLSIAEDITEWRVIEHALRESRKQLSLALDAANDGLWDWNVSDGTAYFSPQYLRMLGYEPEEFATTYDVWWEFVHPDDRDGAESAIREALATQTDYYKEFRMRKKDGSYLWILARGRVMEMDDMGQPLRMVGTHVDISERKQVEEALRLANRKLQLLSGITRHDILNQAMALDGYLTLAEEMDPAPPLGECLQKMHRAAHSIERTIAFTREYEQLGRNEPNWISLRDAAADLLNCRELSVSFSCDGVAVFADPLLNKVFFNLMDNILRHGKHASAVTVICSLTETGGLAVILEDNGAGVPADLKEKIFEHKFGSNTGMGLFLVREILAITGITIYECGTEGEGARFELVVPPSGWRVVKNAAHPR
- a CDS encoding histidine kinase dimerization/phosphoacceptor domain -containing protein, with translation MDRQAGREEDLHPDRAGVHRGVADDLRIISSLFEIRMAQVKDEEALCILRELQTLTKVMAIVHGTMYMTGTSEGVGAQLLFEKIVKSVRLTYCTGTWIECTVDCKNTVLPAACAVPCGFVLAEIIRNCVLCSFDGVAEGRIDISLDGPDKDRWYTLIVADDGFPEYALSRENAEEEAISMPVAEHIVRYRLKGTVTRREDEGVTWTVRFPVTG